Sequence from the Corallococcus soli genome:
CGTCGTCACCTCAGGAGCGAAGATGGCCACGCGGAGCTCCTCGAAGGCCCACCGCAGCTCCTGCGCCGCCTCCTGGTCACGCACGGTGGCGCACTTGGCGAGGAAGGCCTCCCACAGGGGGGTGAAGGGCACGGCCTTCCCTGCGTCCTTGCCGGGGTTCGCCACCGCACGCGACAGCCGTGCCCGGGCCGCGCGGAGATAGCGCGGGTAGTTCAGCAGGCGCATGAAGGGGATCCACTCGATGAGCTTCGCGGGGAACAGCTGCCCGAGCTGGGAGCGGATGTCCCGCACGGCCGCCGCGCCGCTCGGCCCCTTGGATGCTGTCTTGAGCGCGGCGAGCGTCTCCGCGAGCTCCATGGAGGTGGCAACGACGGCGTTCGCCCAGTCCCGGGCCGCCTGCTCGATGCGCGGTGAGCCTTCCTGGACCAGCGCCTCGAAGGCCGCCTTCGTGCGGGGCAACGGCGCGCCCGGTACGAGCTTGAACGCATCGTCGACGCTGCGTGCGAGGACGAGCGCCCGGAAGGTGTCGGCCTGGCCCCGCGCGGGCGGCGCGCCGTCCAGGGACGGGAAGGGCAGCGGCATGCGCGCGGCGCTGACGGCCACGTGTCCGCGCGCGGCGAGCATCAGGAGCCGGCGGAGCCCCGTGCGCGTGGCCGCGTCGGCCGCGGAGGGGGTTTCGAGCAGCACCAGATCCACGGCCGCGCCCCGGTCAACGAGCGCGGGATGGCTGCGGACCTCAAGCCCGCCGACCCGCCGGGTGACCACCGAGGGCAGCTCGCCGAAGGTCCAGGCGGTCAGACCCTTGCGCTCCCAGTCCGAAGTCGGCGCCACGCTGCGCAGCGCCGCCCGTGCACGTCCCCCGTGCTGTTCGAGCAGCGCGTCGGCGTCGCGGCTCCGCGCGAGCTCCTTCCCCCGCTCGTCGAGCACCCGGAGCGTGATGCGCAGGTACGGCACCACGGCATCCGCCCGGAAGGACTCCTCGGGCACGTCCACGCCGCACAGCCGGGACACCGCACGCGCGAGCGCTGGAATCATCGGCCCGCGGAAGGGCACCAGCTCCTTCTCAAGGCGGTCGACCAGCTCTGGCACCGGCCCCAACTGCTTGCGCTGGGCCCGGGGGACCTGCTCGAGCAGGGCGGTGAGCTTCTCCCGCTGCCACCCGGGGATGGTCCAGTCGAGCTCACCCGGGACCAGCTGGGCGAGCAGCAGCAGCGGCACGCTCACGGTGATGCCGTCGTCCTCGGCCGAGGGGTCGAAGGTGTACGTCACCGGCACGGACGCGCCGTGCAGGGTGATGGCATCCGGGTAGCGCGCCGGGGACAGGCCCGGGTCGTGTGAGAGGGCATCCTCCATCGTGAGGATGAGCACGTCGGGGTCGGCCGCCTCGGCCTTGCGGCGCCAGGCCTCGAAGCCTGCTCCGTCCGTCACGTCCGCCGGGACGCGCTGGTCGAAGAACGTCAGCAGCGCCTCGGTGTCGAGCAGCTCGCTGCGCCGGGCCTTGTCCCGCAGGCGCGCCACGCGCTCGAGCACCTCTTGGTTCTCCTCCTGGAACGCCCCCCGGGTGCGGTACTCGCCGCGCACCAGGGCATGCTCGAGGAACATCAGCCGTGCCCGGGCGGGGTCCATGCTGGCCAGGGCCACGGGGCGCTCCTTGAAGACCTGAAGCCCGAAGAGGGTCGCGCTCTCCTTCACGACGGCGCGCGCGGACTTCTCCGACCAGTGCGGTTCGGAGAAGCTGCGCTTGAGCAGGTGGGGGGCCGCCGCCGCGAGCCACTCCGGGTCGAGCTTCGCCGCGGTGCGCGCGAACAACTGGGACGTCTCCACGAGCTCGAACGCCATCACCCAGGCAGGGGGCTTCTTCGCGAGCGCCGACGAGGGGTGGACCATGAAGCGCGTCTGCTTCGCGCCCGTGTAGTAGCGCTGCTCCGGATTCCACTGGCCGATGCGGGACAGGAGCCCGGTGAGGAGCGCCTGGTGCAGGACGTCCCCGCGCGCCGGAGCGCCCTGCCCCTTGCGCGACAGGCGCAGCTCGCGGACGGTCTCCTCGAGCTGGCGCTGGACGTCCCGCCACTCGCGCACCCGCAGGAAGGACAGGAAGTTGTCCCGGCACACGCGCCGCAGATGGGACGTCCCCCGGCCCTCGGCCTCGCGCACGAACGCCCACAGCTTGAGCAGCCCCGTGAAGTCCGAGTTCTCATCACGGAAGCGCGCGTGCGACGCGTCCGCCTTCTGCGCGAGCTCCCGTGGCCGCTCGCGCGGGTCCTGCAGGTTGAGCGCCGCGGCGATGATGAGCACCTCGTCCAGGCACCCATACTCGGCGCCGGCGAGGATCATCCGCGCGACGCGCGGGTCCACCGGGAAGCGCGCGAGCTGGTGGCCGAGCGGCGTCAAGGCGCGCTCCTTGCCCTCGATGGCCCCGAGCTCCTCGAGCACCCGCCAGCCCTCGGCGATGGCCTTCGGCTGGGGCGGGTCGAGGAAGGGGAAGTCCTCGACATCACCCAGGCCGAGGGACTTCATCCGCAGGATGACCCCCGCGAGCCCGGTGCGCTTGATCTCCGGATCGGTGAAGGCGGGCCGCGTGGTGAAGCTCGCCTCGTCGTAGAGGCGCACGCAGATGCCTTCGCGCACGCGCCCGCAGCGCCCCTTGCGCTGGTCGGCGCTGGCCTGGGAGACCGGCTCGATGTGCAGGCGCGTGGTGCCCGAGCGTGGGTCGTAGCGCGACAGGCGCGCCACTCCCGTGTCCACGACGTACACGATGCCCGGGATGGTGACGGACGTCTCCGCGACGTTGGTGGCGAGGATGACCCGGCGCTCGGGGATGTTGGCGAAGACGCGCGACTGCTCGGCGGCCGACAGGCGCCCATACAGGGGCTGCACCACCGCGCCGCGCAGCTCGCGCGCGTTCAGGGCGTTCTCGGCCTCGCGGATCTCCCGCTCCCCGGGGAGGAACACGAGGACGTCCCCGTTCGGGTCGAGCGAGAGCACGTTCGCCACCGAATCGGCGACGGCGTCGGCGAGCTCATCGTCCTCGGGGGGCGGCTCGTAGAGCACATCCACCGGGAAGGTCCGGCCCTCCACCTGGATGACCGGAGCGCCCCCGAAGAACTGCGAGAAGCGCTCGGTCTCGATGGTGGCCGAGCTGACCACCACCTTGAGGTCGGGGCGCCTGGGGAGGATGCGCTTGAGCCACCCGAGCAGGAAGTCGATGGTGAGGCTGCGCTCGTGGGCCTCGTCGAGCACGATGGTGTCGTAGCGTTTCAGGAGCGGGTCGCTGTGGATCTGCGCGAGCAGCACGCCGTCGGTCATGAACTTCACGGCCGTCCGCCGGGTCGAGCGGTCCTCGAAGCGAATCTGGTAGCCGACGTCCGTGCCCAGCTCCGTGCCCAACTCGCGGGCCACGCGCGCCGCCACGCTCGTCGCGGCGATGCGGCGGGGCTGGGTGACGCCAATCTGGCGCGGGCGACCGCGCCCCATGGCGAGCAGGACCTTCGGCAGCTGCGTCGTCTTCCCCGAACCGGTGGCCCCCGCGACGATGACCACCTGATGGGCGGAGATGGCCGCGGTGATGTCCTCCACCCGGCTCGAGATGGGGAGCTCGGGGGGAAAGTGCAGGGTGGGGAAGTCGCCGGAGGTGGGGTCGGGTGGGGCGCCGGACATGGCAGCATGGACTAGCACTGAAGCGCGCGCCGCGCCCCTGACGAATCGTGTGGGCGCCTGCGCGCCCGGCGTTCCTGACGGTGTCTTCGCTCCAGGTGCGAAACTCCGGCCATTGCTGTTCCCTCAAGCGGAGGCAGAGCCGAGGCCGGAAGAGGCAAATGAGCCGCCTTTAGCAGCGACGAGGCAGGAGCCGACCCAGGAGCGCACGGCGCAGCTGGATTGGGCCGGGTTGCTGCGCAGGAGTTTCGCGCTGGACGTGTTCGCCTGCGGCAGGTGTGGAGGCAGGCGCCGGGTGTTGGCGTATCTGACGGCTCCCAGTGGGGTGCGTGCCATCCTGGAGCACCGGGACTGCCCACGCTGCCTGGGAGACTGGCCCCAGCACGAGGGCCACCCCAGAGCGCGTGGTGTTGAGCGTCAGGCCGCAGTGGCCCCCATGCCCAAGCCCCCTGCGGCGCCCCTGAGGGGAGCGCGGCCTGAGCGGGCGTGTGCCCCATGAGGGCTGTACGGCTTCTCCACCGGCCAGGCGCACAGCTCGGCGGCACCCGTCAGCATCGCGCTTCGGCACCTCTGCTCCAGCCCTCATCCTCAACAGGCCTTCTCTTCGCCCTATGCGTTCGCCGCAGTTGACTGCCCCCAATTAAAGACCTCGCTCCACTTGTGCCACGAACTCCGGGCGGGGAACCGTGACCGACTGGGAGAGGCTATCACCGTTGCAGCGCCCTATACTACGCTCGCGAGCATCCATGGTGCTGCGCGCACGGTCGCTCCCAGTGCTCCCGACTGGTCCGATGCCATCCAGCCGCTCGACCGAGGTGACTTCGACGTAGACAACAAGTGTCTGTTACCCGTGCGTCGCGCTGGCTATGACGGCCCAATGCTGCTTCACACTCTTGGTATTGGAGAGTTGCCGGAAGGCCACTTCCGTTGTTCGATGCATCGGTGGCGTGAAATATCACGCTCGGCAGCGGATGCTTTGAGTCAAAATGCTGAACATCGCAGCTAGCTTTAAAAGTGCGGCTGGCTATGAAATGTCTCAGCTTAAGGGAGTGTATTAATCAGTAGGATTATCACCGAGTCAGTCGATGTTTTATCGTCTCCATTTTTCAAGCAGGAGAGTGTGTTCGGAAGGAAATGTTTCTATTTAGGCTTGGGAAACCTCCCGTGTCTTTTATTGAGGTCCTTAGGCACAAGCCGTTTGTATGAACCCCTTACGGGTTCTATTCGGAAATTATCTCCGACATCATAGGCGCCGGCTTGGTCCAACATTTCTTGATGCGACCGCTCGCCTGCAGGGCGAGCGAGTGACTGTCGAGAGATGTACGAGGACGGCCTGTTTTCGAGTGGGAGTAAATTGATTTTCTTCATGGCCGTCCTTTCTGTTCGACGTACTGACGTCTCTCGTTTGATGCTGAATATATGTTCAGCTATACGCAGGCTGTCAAGGCCTCCTGAACTTTCGCCTCTACCTCTGCCTGCTGGATGTTTGAGAACGTAGCGGCCGTTATCCTTCTCTTGGCCCCACTGACGAGATTGGTGCGCGCGCCCTCAATATTCCAGCCTGCTCCCTGTTGTTTGAGTGTTACGTTAAAGACAGTTGAGTCGAGCCGGTATTGCCAGGTGCCTCCGCCTGTAGTCGTGGGAGTGTATACCCAGTCAAGGTTCTCGTCCACTTGCGAGAGTTCGTTTGAAATGTCGAGTGCTGTCTTGAATCGATCGTCGGGCTTGATGGATAGCGATTTCTTGATGACTTTCCTGAGCCGCTTTGGGATGTGCGGAAGAAATTTGCTCCGTTCAGGGAAATTGCCGTCGATTATTGCGTCCATCCAGGTGTCGCCTGTGTATGTCGCGAACTGGGCCTTGAAGTCATCTTCGCCATTACACATTCGATAGAGCGTAAGTCCGACTTGGTAAATGTCGGCCGTCATGCTGAGAGCATTCGACTTTGTCATGTATTCTGGCGTGTAGAGCTTGTCGTACAGGCTTGCCGGAGTTGCGAGGCCACTTGTGTTGATGAATCGTGTTAACCCGAAGTCAGAGAGCGCTGGGTGGCCCGACTTGTCAATGAGAATGTTGGCTGGCTTGATGTCGAAGTGGATTAGTTTTTTGCTGTGTATGTGGTGCAGGCCGGCAAGAAAGCCTGTGCCGATTTGAACGATTTCCCTCACGGAGAGAAATCGACTGGCCATGAATCCCTGTAGCGAGTCAGCGTATAGTGGCATTGCAAGATAGATATTGTGGTCGTCCTCGCAGGCATACTTCACTTCAACGATATTGGGGTGTTTTGCGTCATATAGAATTGCGGATTCGTTGAAGTATTCGTCGGGGTCGAGTATTTGCTTTTTAGCTATTTCCTTGATTACTAGATTTGCTTTGAGCTGCGGGTCGTGGGCGGAGAAAACCCTGGAGTTTAGTCCCTGGTTTTTCAGGTCTGCTATCTGGGTGAACCGGAGTTTGGTGGTTATGAGCATGTGTTGTTTGGCTTATCTCTCGTCGGTGACGAGATGGCTGTTTTGGCT
This genomic interval carries:
- the hrpA gene encoding ATP-dependent RNA helicase HrpA, with product MSGAPPDPTSGDFPTLHFPPELPISSRVEDITAAISAHQVVIVAGATGSGKTTQLPKVLLAMGRGRPRQIGVTQPRRIAATSVAARVARELGTELGTDVGYQIRFEDRSTRRTAVKFMTDGVLLAQIHSDPLLKRYDTIVLDEAHERSLTIDFLLGWLKRILPRRPDLKVVVSSATIETERFSQFFGGAPVIQVEGRTFPVDVLYEPPPEDDELADAVADSVANVLSLDPNGDVLVFLPGEREIREAENALNARELRGAVVQPLYGRLSAAEQSRVFANIPERRVILATNVAETSVTIPGIVYVVDTGVARLSRYDPRSGTTRLHIEPVSQASADQRKGRCGRVREGICVRLYDEASFTTRPAFTDPEIKRTGLAGVILRMKSLGLGDVEDFPFLDPPQPKAIAEGWRVLEELGAIEGKERALTPLGHQLARFPVDPRVARMILAGAEYGCLDEVLIIAAALNLQDPRERPRELAQKADASHARFRDENSDFTGLLKLWAFVREAEGRGTSHLRRVCRDNFLSFLRVREWRDVQRQLEETVRELRLSRKGQGAPARGDVLHQALLTGLLSRIGQWNPEQRYYTGAKQTRFMVHPSSALAKKPPAWVMAFELVETSQLFARTAAKLDPEWLAAAAPHLLKRSFSEPHWSEKSARAVVKESATLFGLQVFKERPVALASMDPARARLMFLEHALVRGEYRTRGAFQEENQEVLERVARLRDKARRSELLDTEALLTFFDQRVPADVTDGAGFEAWRRKAEAADPDVLILTMEDALSHDPGLSPARYPDAITLHGASVPVTYTFDPSAEDDGITVSVPLLLLAQLVPGELDWTIPGWQREKLTALLEQVPRAQRKQLGPVPELVDRLEKELVPFRGPMIPALARAVSRLCGVDVPEESFRADAVVPYLRITLRVLDERGKELARSRDADALLEQHGGRARAALRSVAPTSDWERKGLTAWTFGELPSVVTRRVGGLEVRSHPALVDRGAAVDLVLLETPSAADAATRTGLRRLLMLAARGHVAVSAARMPLPFPSLDGAPPARGQADTFRALVLARSVDDAFKLVPGAPLPRTKAAFEALVQEGSPRIEQAARDWANAVVATSMELAETLAALKTASKGPSGAAAVRDIRSQLGQLFPAKLIEWIPFMRLLNYPRYLRAARARLSRAVANPGKDAGKAVPFTPLWEAFLAKCATVRDQEAAQELRWAFEELRVAIFAPEVTTPVSVTVAKVGAALAALR
- a CDS encoding serine/threonine-protein kinase — translated: MLITTKLRFTQIADLKNQGLNSRVFSAHDPQLKANLVIKEIAKKQILDPDEYFNESAILYDAKHPNIVEVKYACEDDHNIYLAMPLYADSLQGFMASRFLSVREIVQIGTGFLAGLHHIHSKKLIHFDIKPANILIDKSGHPALSDFGLTRFINTSGLATPASLYDKLYTPEYMTKSNALSMTADIYQVGLTLYRMCNGEDDFKAQFATYTGDTWMDAIIDGNFPERSKFLPHIPKRLRKVIKKSLSIKPDDRFKTALDISNELSQVDENLDWVYTPTTTGGGTWQYRLDSTVFNVTLKQQGAGWNIEGARTNLVSGAKRRITAATFSNIQQAEVEAKVQEALTACV